Proteins encoded within one genomic window of Bacteroidota bacterium:
- a CDS encoding NAD(P)/FAD-dependent oxidoreductase, which yields MHIDIPNVSLPRVVIVGGGFAGLRLARKLRNRFQVVLIDRNNYHTFQPLLYQVATAGIEPDSIVFPIRKIFKGIKNFHFRMAEAQEVKTAERLLVTSIGEIEYDFLVIATGSDTNYFGMQRPQRFGMPMKSVREALDLRSCILENFEQAITTADLVEREALMNYVIVGGGPTGVELAGALGELKRHVLPNDYPELDFRRMQIHLIDSNERLLSGMEEKSSEKSKRYLEQLDVHVWLNLRVTDYDGRLLTTNTHETFRAATMIWAAGVKGEFIPGLPADSILRNGRIKVDGSNCVEGLNNVFALGDVAYMTSDAAFPQGHPQVAQVAMQQGDLLGRNLLRAAENKTAWKTFTYNNKGSMATIGRNRAVAEIGKFRSQGFVAWMLWLFVHLMSLVGFRNRLVVLFNWIVNYINYDRGMRLIIRPFKTASRNGSEN from the coding sequence ATGCATATTGATATTCCCAACGTAAGCCTGCCCCGTGTAGTGATTGTGGGAGGCGGTTTTGCCGGATTAAGGCTGGCGCGAAAACTCCGCAACCGCTTTCAGGTTGTACTGATTGACCGGAATAACTACCATACGTTTCAGCCGCTGCTTTACCAGGTGGCCACGGCCGGCATCGAACCGGATTCTATTGTTTTCCCCATCCGGAAAATTTTCAAAGGCATAAAAAACTTTCACTTCCGCATGGCGGAGGCGCAGGAAGTGAAAACAGCAGAGCGTTTACTCGTCACCAGCATTGGCGAAATTGAATACGATTTTCTCGTTATCGCTACCGGATCCGATACCAATTATTTCGGCATGCAGCGCCCGCAGCGGTTTGGTATGCCTATGAAATCAGTGCGTGAAGCACTTGACCTGCGCAGCTGCATACTCGAAAATTTCGAGCAGGCCATTACCACCGCCGATCTTGTGGAGCGCGAGGCACTTATGAATTATGTAATTGTGGGTGGCGGTCCTACGGGCGTAGAACTTGCAGGCGCACTTGGCGAACTCAAACGCCATGTACTGCCCAACGATTATCCCGAACTCGATTTCCGCCGCATGCAAATTCACCTGATCGACAGTAACGAAAGGTTGCTGAGCGGCATGGAAGAAAAATCGTCGGAAAAATCAAAACGTTACCTCGAGCAGCTTGATGTGCATGTGTGGCTTAACCTGCGTGTAACGGATTACGACGGACGCCTGCTTACCACCAACACACACGAAACCTTCCGCGCAGCCACCATGATCTGGGCAGCCGGTGTAAAAGGCGAATTTATTCCCGGCCTCCCCGCCGATAGTATTTTACGCAACGGCCGCATCAAAGTGGATGGCAGCAACTGCGTGGAAGGCCTCAACAACGTATTTGCGCTGGGCGATGTGGCTTACATGACCAGCGATGCGGCTTTTCCGCAGGGACATCCGCAGGTGGCGCAGGTAGCCATGCAGCAGGGCGATTTGCTCGGACGGAATTTACTGCGTGCGGCAGAAAACAAAACCGCTTGGAAAACTTTTACCTACAACAACAAAGGCTCAATGGCTACCATTGGCCGTAACCGTGCCGTGGCCGAAATAGGCAAATTCCGTAGCCAGGGCTTTGTAGCATGGATGCTCTGGTTGTTTGTCCATCTCATGTCGCTTGTAGGTTTCCGCAACCGCC